A stretch of the Solanum dulcamara chromosome 6, daSolDulc1.2, whole genome shotgun sequence genome encodes the following:
- the LOC129892311 gene encoding probable glycosyltransferase At5g03795, producing MWCPKKLQLPSFLSSFPSTLAYLIFIPLVLVLVLACALGPQSSYVLSFNSSSWTWRSVGLLSSYSLRSLTSHEEKDQHLQVVGLVTFNNSFHQKQAAKDSFSKEGVEDIWKDEMNDGEEHSDETTGIVKRYNRLERLEAILAKARSSIREAARNRSMISNHQDPDYVPQGPIYRNTNAFHRSYLEMEKNFKVYVYEEGELPIFHNGPCRSIYSTEGRFIYEMEKGNMYKTKEPEEALVYFLPFSVVVMVRYLYVSGGHGRHAIGRTVADYIHVISSRHSFWNTSLGADHFMLSCHDWGPHVTSYVPHLFNNSIRVLCNANTSEGFNPRKDVSLPEINLKTDDTIGLIGGPSPSRRSILAFFAGGLHGAIRNKLMQQWKGKDKDVLVYEELPPGKSYESMLKNSKFCLCPSGYEVASPRVVEAIYAECVPVLISDGYVPPFSDVLNWHAFSVKVAVKDIPNIKKILMSISQTQYLRMHRRVKEVQRHFVMNGPPKRFDLFHMIVHSIWLRRLNIRVQD from the exons ATGTGGTGTCCCAAGAAACTGCAATTGCCTTCATTTTTGTCATCTTTTCCTTCTACTTTGGCTTACTTGATTTTCATCCCTTTGGTTCTTGTTTTAGTTCTTGCTTGTGCTTTAGGCCCTCAGAGTTCTTATGTACTATCATTTAATTCTTCTTCTTGGACATGGAGATCAGTTGGATTATTGAGCTCTTATTCATTAAGGTCTTTGACAAGTCATGAAGAGAAAGATCAGCATTTGCAAGTAGTTGGCCTAGTTACTTTCAACAACTCATTTCATCAGAAACAAGCAGCAAAAGACTCATTTTCTAAA GAAGGAGTTGAAGATATTTGGAAGGATGAAATGAATGACGGAGAAGAGCATAGCGATGAAACGACTGGAATAGTTAAAAGGTATAACAGGTTGGAAAGGCTTGAGGCTATTTTAGCAAAAGCAAGGTCATCCATAAGAGAAGCTGCTAGAAATAGAAGCATGATATCGAATCATCAAGATCCTGATTATGTTCCTCAAGGTCCTATTTATCGTAACACAAATGCCTTTCACAG GAGCTATCTTGAAATGGAAAAGAACTTCAAGGTATATGTGTATGAGGAAGGTGAACTTCCAATATTCCATAATGGTCCATGTAGGAGTATATATTCAACAGAGGGAAGGTTCATTTATGAAATGGAAAAGGGAAATATGTACAAAACAAAAGAACCAGAGGAGGCCTTGGTGTATTTCCTCCCATTTAGTGTGGTTGTGATGGTTAGATACCTATATGTCTCTGGTGGCCATGGCAGGCATGCCATTGGTAGAACAGTTGCTGATTATATTCATGTCATTTCTTCAAGACATTCCTTCTGGAATACAAGTCTTGGTGCTGATCACTTTATGCTCTCCTGCCATGATTGG GGGCCACACGTAACTTCATACGTGCCACATCTCTTCAACAATTCAATAAGAGTTCTATGCAATGCTAATACATCAGAAGGGTTTAATCCTCGGAAAGATGTATCATTACCTGAAATTAATCTCAAGACAGATGATACAATAGGACTCATTGGAGGTCCATCCCCGTCAAGACGATCAATTCTTGCTTTCTTTGCTGGTGGTTTACATGGTGCCATAAGGAACAAACTGATGCAACAATGGAAAGGAAAAGACAAAGATGTTTTGGTTTACGAAGAACTTCCACCAGGAAAATCTTATGAATCTATGTTGAAAAACAGCAAGTTTTGCCTGTGCCCGAGTGGCTATGAGGTTGCAAGCCCGAGAGTTGTTGAAGCAATTTATGCAGAATGTGTCCCTGTGTTGATTTCAGATGGTTATGTGCCACCATTTAGTGATGTCTTGAACTGGCATGCGTTTTCCGTGAAGGTGGCTGTGAAAGACATACCGAACATCAAGAAGATATTGATGAGCATTTCTCAAACTCAGTACTTGAGAATGCACAGGAGAGTGAAAGAAGTTCAAAGGCATTTTGTGATGAATGGACCTCCAAAAAGATTTGATCTTTTTCACATGATTGTTCACTCTATTTGGCTAAGAAGATTGAATATAAGAGTTCAGGATTAG
- the LOC129892716 gene encoding uncharacterized protein LOC129892716 has protein sequence MPEATQVKSGSGEKGTTYENNHPYHLNNSDSPSMTLVNNVFDGKGYPGWRRSILLSLSAKKNLGFINGTCRAPEQESADFEQWSCVNDMIICWISNALSKDIADSVMSSKTAKEVWDSLEQRFGKSSGAKIYHLQKELTSLIQGNSDIAGYFTKLKRLWDELDGINVIVCCSCKCTCDGKAKLTKSLEDQRLIQFLMGLNDAYAQARGNILMMNPLPGMDVAYSLLLQDENQREVYANTNYITDSGSFLAASQAKQQDNKLIIEFAAFMASGQGRNTQRFKHQAIRGTNTYQRYTNPGQNQRHDKSQNRFKGKKKYDPNLSCTYCGKIGHVHDNCYRLHGFPADFEFTNSRNYQPQIKANATLTQQADKDIRRTDPEISDRNFEEQFSKQQIAEMMQMYKQSKLTHTGINANAVAGTIFKYSNSVPTNLKQNTWIIDSGDSEHMCFDPNSFLFLKPLPMPLNINLPNSFKDPSVRSPQVFGEVREGLYLLDSNTDKSRNSSNDVSPDPIPQSFSVFNSVHVNATPSVKLWHVRFFLTIVDDYSRGTWTFLLSTKSNAFPVLKSFLSMVERQFNVKVKMIRSDNALELEKGTQESAFLASQGILHQLSCVATPQQNGTVERKHRHLLEIARGLMFQSKLPMIYWGESVLTATHIINRLPSSVLKGQTPYVVLRRQEPTYAHLRNFGCLCYASTLGQGRNKFDERATACVLLGYPLQQKGYKLLSLDTRKVFVSRDVRFHESHFPFNSSNSSHIPTFLNYPSSSDHDPTFHNQSAPHVHDPFYPATLSVPPPNTFIYSPQSESTLPQQTSPPTSQDTPAPAPITDLPRRSSRMSHEPGYLKDYICNGVIFTDPWTTCLAHPHKPKGYAFSSLSLHN, from the exons ATGCCTGAAGCAACTCAAGTTAAGTCAGGAAGTGGAGAGAAAGGAACCACGTATGAAAACAACCATCCTTACCACTTAAACAACTCAGACTCACCTAGTATGACTCTGGTCAACAATGTTTTCGACGGAAAAGGATATCCAGGTTGGAGGAGATCCATCCTCTTATCCTTATCAGCTAAGAAGAATCTTGGCTTCATCAATGGAACCTGTAGGGCTCCAGAACAGGAATCTGCAGATTTTGAACAATGGAGTTGTGTTAACGACATGATCATATGTTGGATATCAAATGCACTCTCTAAGGATATTGCAGATAGTGTGATGAGTTCCAAAACTGCTAAGGAAGTTTGGGACAGTCTGGAGCAGAGGTTTGGCAAGTCAAGTGGTGCCAAAATCTACCACCTGCAAAAGGAATTAACAAGCTTAATACAAGGGAATAGTGACATTGCAGGTTACTTCACCAAACTTAAGAGACTATGGGATGAATTGGATGGGATAAATGTAATTGTTTGTTGCTCATGTAAGTGCACTTGTGATGGGAAAGCAAAGTTAACAAAATCACTAGAAGATCAAAGGTTAATTCAATTCCTAATGGGACTAAATGATGCATATGCCCAGGCAAGGGGAAATATACTCATGATGAATCCCTTACCTGGAATGGATGTTGCATATTCATTGCTTCTGCAGGATGAGAATCAAAGGGAAGTATATGCAAACACAAACTACATCACTGATTCTGGATCATTTCTGGCAGCAAGTCAAGCAAAACAACAGGACAACAAACTAATTATTGAGTTTGCAGCATTCATGGCTAGTGGACAGGGAAGGAATACACAGAGATTCAAACACCAAGCAATAAGAGGAACAAACACATACCAGAGGTATACCAATCCAGGTCAGAACCAGAGACATGATAAATCACAGAACAGGTTTAAGGGTAAGAAGAAATATGATCCAAACCTGTCATGCACTTATTGTGGGAAAATAGGGCATGTACATGATAATTGCTACAGACTGCATGGGTTTCCTGCAGATTTTGAGTTCACCAACTCAAGAAACTATCAGCCTCAGATTAAAGCAAATGCAACTTTGACTCAGCAAGCAGATAAAGACATTAGGAGGACAGATCCTGAAATCAGTGATAGAAATTTTGAGGAACAGTTCAGCAAGCAGCAAATTGCAGAGATGATGCAAATGTACAAGCAAAGCAAATTGACACACACAGGAATCAATGCAAATGCAGTAGCTGGTACCATCTTTAAATACTCAAATTCTGTGCCCACTAATCTTAAGCAAAATACTTGGATAATTGATTCAGGAGACTCAGAACACATGTGTTTTGATCCCAATTCCTTCCTATTTCTAAAACCCCTGCCTATGCCTTTGAACATTAATTTGCCTAACTCTTTCAAG GACCCTTCAGTGAGGAGTCCTCAAGTTTTTGGTGAAGTTAGAGAAGGACTCTATTTATTGGATTCCAACACTGACAAGTCTAGAAATAGTTCCAATGATGTATCCCCAGATCCCATCCCACAATCATTTTCAGTTTTTAATTCAGTACATGTTAATGCTACTCCTAGTGTGAAACTTTGGCATGTAAG GTTCTTTCTCACCATAGTAGATGACTACAGTAGAGGGACATGGACATTCTTACTAAGCACTAAAAGTAATGCTTTTCCTGTACTAAAAAGCTTCCTATCCATGGTAGAGAGACAATTCAATGTCAAGGTTAAAATGATCAGATCTGACAATGCTTTAGAATTAGAGAAAGGAACACAGGAATCAGCATTTCTTGCTTCTCAGGGAATCTTACATCAGTTGTCCTGTGTTGctacacctcaacaaaatggaacTGTTGAGAGAAAACATAGACACCTCTTAGAAATTGCAAGGGGGTTGATGTTTCAGTCAAAATTGCCAATGATTTACTGGGGAGAATCTGTTCTAACTGCTACTCATATCATTAATAGACTACCATCTAGTGTTCTAAAAGGACAAACACCTTATGTAGTACTACGTAGACAAGAACCTACCTATGCCCATTTGAGGAACTTTGGATGTTTGTGTTATGCCTCTACCCTGGGACAAGGGAGAAACAAGTTTGATGAAAGGGCTACTGCTTGTGTTCTGCTAGGATACCCTTTACAACAGAAGGGGTATAAACTGTTATCTCTTGATACAAGGAAAGTGTTTGTATCCAGAGATGTCAGATTTCATGAATCACATTTTCCTTTCAACTCATCTAATAGCTCCCACATACCTACTTTTTTGAACTACCCTTCTTCCTCAGATCATGATCCTACTTTCCACAATCAATCAGCCCCACATGTTCATGATCCTTTTTACCCAGCTACACTATCAGTACCTCCACCTAATACCTTTATCTACAGCCCCCAATCCGAATCCACACTACCTCAACAAACATCTCCACCTACATCACAAGATACTCCTGCTCCTGCTCCTATCACAGATCTACCAAGAAGATCTAGCAGGATGTCTCATGAACCTGGATACCTAAAAGATTACATTTGCAATGGTGTAATATTCACTGATCCATGGACAACTTGTCTTGCTCACCCTCACAAGCCAAAAGGATATGCTTTCTCCTCCCTATCCCTCCACAATTAG